Within Nocardioides rotundus, the genomic segment TCCGCACGCCGACGAGGCGCACTGCTGGGGTCGTCACCAGGTCACCCCTCCCCCCGCCGGGCGCGGTCCTCGGCCCGGACCTGACGGAACAGCAGGGCCACCGGCACCGTGGCCAGCCCGACGATGACCAGGGCGGGCAGCGCGGCCAGCCGCCACAGGTTCTCGCTCGCCAGCTCGTAGACCCACACGGACACGGTAGTGAACCCGAAGGGCCGCAGCATCAGCACCAGCGGCAGCTCCTTCACCGCGTCCACGGCGACCAGCACGAGCGCGACCGCCAGTCCCGGCCGGACCAGCGGCAGGTGTACCCGGGTCAGGACCTGGCGGGGCGAGCAGCCCAGCACCATCGCCGACTGGGTCACCGAGGCGGGCAGCTTGGCGAACGAGGCGTCGACGGCCTGGTAGGCGGGACCGACGAACCGGACCGCGTAGGCGTAGAGGATCGCCGGGATCGAGCCGGTGGCCAACAGGCCGGTGCCCCCGGAGACGCCCAGCGCGCGCAGGCCGGAGTCGAGCTGGGTGAGGAGCAGCAGCACGCCGATGCCGACGACCGCCCCCGGGACGGCGTACCCGAAGGTGGTGACCTGCGCCCCCGTCCGCACCAGGCTGCCGCCACCCATGCGCTGGGCATGGCTGACCACCACAGCGAAGGCGACGCAGGCCAGCGCCGCGAGCAGCGCCACCATCAGCGAGTTGATCAGGTACTCCCCGAAGCGCGGGTCCACCGAGGCCCATCCCTCCCGTCGCAGGGTGGAGACGGCCCACCAGGCCAGCTGCAGGAGGGGTACGACGACCCCGACCGCGAGCGCCGCGACACAGGCGAGGGTCGCGAGCACGCCCTTGAGCCCGCGCAGCGGCTCCCGGACCAGGCCGTTCCCGCGGCCGTGCTGGGTGAACCGCGCCCGGCCCCGCAGCAGCCGCTCCGCGGCCAACACCGCGACCGCGAACATGAGCACCAGCGCGGAGAGCTGCACGGCGGTGGCGAAGTCGTAGTTGGTGCGCCAGACGGTGTAGACGCCCAGCGAGACGGTGCGGACACCGAAGTACTGGACCGTCGCGAAGTCGGTCAGCACCTCCATCATGACCAGCGCCAGCCCCGCCGCCAGCGACGGCCGCGCGAGCGGCAGCAGCACCCGGCGCAGCGCGCGCCGACGCCCGGCGCCGAGCACGCGCGCCGCGTCGTAGGTGCCCGCGGCCTGCTCGGTGAAGGCCGCCCGCGCCATCAGGTAGACGTAGGGGTACAGCGACAGGCTCATCACCACGATGCAGCCGCCCAGGCCGCGCACGGAGACCTCGAACCACGGGAGGATGTCGCGCAGCCAGACCTGAACGTCCCCGGCAGCGTCGAAGGTGGAGAGGAAGACGAAGCCGAGGATGTAGGCCGGCATCGCCAGCGGCAGCACCAGCAGCCAGACCCACACGTCGCGGCCGGGGAAGGTGTGCGCGGTGACCAGCCAGGCGAGGCCTGTCCCGAGGACGAGGGTCCCCAGGGCGACGCCGCCCATGAGGAGCACCGTGGTGACCACCATCCGGACCAGGCCGGCGGGCCAGTCCGGCACACCGGCCCTGGTCGCCTCGACGACGACCGTCACGACCGGCGCCGCGACCGCGGCCGCCAACACGAGCACCGCCGCGGACCACAGCGGCCGCCCGGGGCCGCGGGAGCGGCGCGCGGGGCGGACGGTGGCGGCGGGCGCGACCCCGCTCGCGACGGCCTCGGTCACTTCCAGCCGGCGTCCGTGAGCAGGTCGGCGGCGTCGGAGTTCAGCGAGCCGTAGGCCTCGGCGTTGATCGGCATCTCGGTGAAGTCGCCGAACTGCGCCGCCTCCTCGTCGGGCTGCACCTCGGGGTTCACCGGGAACTCATGGTTCCCCGCGATCATCGCCTCCTGACCGTCGGTGGCCAGCCACTCCAGCAGCCGCTGCGCCTGCCGCGGGTTGTCCGAGGTCTTCACCACGCCGGCGCCGGAGAGGTTCACGTGCGTGCCGGCCCCCTCCTGCGAGGCCCAGTAGAGGTCGACGTTGAGGTCCCGGTCGGCCAGCTCCCGGGCGAGGTAGTAGTGGTTGACGACCGCGACGTCGCACGTGCCCGCGTCGACCGCCTCGATGAGCAGCACGTCGTTGGACATGATCTCGACGTCGTTGGCCACCCAGCTCTCCACGATCTCCCGGGCCCGGTCCTCGCCGTACAGGTCCATGAGAGACGCGACCAGGGAGACCTGGTAGGCCTCGCTGGTGTCCCGCATGCAGATCCGGCCGCGCCACTTGGGGTCCCCCAGGCCGGCGTAGGTGTCCTTGGCGTCGAACTCCGAGGGGTCCACCGCGTCGGGGTTGTAGATGACGGTGCGGGCCCGCTTGGCCAGGCCGTACCACGTGCCGTCGGCCGCGCGGTCGGCCTCGGGGACCGCCTCGTCCAGCACGCGGCTGTTCAGCGGCTTGAGCACGCCCTCCTGATCGGCGTTCCACAGGTTCCCGGCGTCGACGGTCATGTAGACGTCCGCCGGACTGTTGGCGCCCTCGGCCTTGATCCGCTCCAGGAGCGCGGCGTTCTCGTCGAAGATGAACTCCACGGAGATCCCGGTCTCGTCGGTGAACTCCTTGAAGACCTCCTCCGAGCCGTACTTCCGCGCGGAGTAGACCTGCAGGTCGGCATCGCCGCCGATCACCCCGCAGCTGCTGAGCATCAGGGCGCCGACAAGGGCACCGGAGAGGGCGAGGGCGGAGCGCGTGCGCGCACGGGACGAGGCAGGCATGGGGGTAAGGCTAGCCTCACCTATCCCCCATGCGGCATCGGCGTGCGCGGATCAGTTGACCGTGCGGTCCCGGTCCTCCCAGTAGGGCTGGCGCAGCTTGAACTTCTGCAGCTTCCCGGTCGCGGTGCGAGCGAGCTCGTCGCGGAACTCGACGCTGGTGGGCGCCTTGTAGCCCGCCGCCTTCTCCTTGCACCAGGCGATCAGCTCCTCCTCGGTGGCCTGCTTGCCCTCGGCCAGCACGACGAGAGCCTTGATCGTCTCGCCCCACTTCTCACTGGGGACGCCGATCACCGCGACCTCCGCCACCGCCGGGTGGGAGAAGAGGACGTCCTCGACCTCGATCGAGGAGACGTTCTCCCCGCCGGTGATGATCACGTCCTTCTTCCGGTCGCTGATCGTGAGGTAGCCGTCGTCGCCGATCGTGCCGCCGTCCCCGGTGTGGAACCAGCCGTCGGCCAGGGTCCGCTCGGTCTCCTCCGG encodes:
- a CDS encoding extracellular solute-binding protein, with product MPASSRARTRSALALSGALVGALMLSSCGVIGGDADLQVYSARKYGSEEVFKEFTDETGISVEFIFDENAALLERIKAEGANSPADVYMTVDAGNLWNADQEGVLKPLNSRVLDEAVPEADRAADGTWYGLAKRARTVIYNPDAVDPSEFDAKDTYAGLGDPKWRGRICMRDTSEAYQVSLVASLMDLYGEDRAREIVESWVANDVEIMSNDVLLIEAVDAGTCDVAVVNHYYLARELADRDLNVDLYWASQEGAGTHVNLSGAGVVKTSDNPRQAQRLLEWLATDGQEAMIAGNHEFPVNPEVQPDEEAAQFGDFTEMPINAEAYGSLNSDAADLLTDAGWK
- a CDS encoding ABC transporter permease, which produces MTEAVASGVAPAATVRPARRSRGPGRPLWSAAVLVLAAAVAAPVVTVVVEATRAGVPDWPAGLVRMVVTTVLLMGGVALGTLVLGTGLAWLVTAHTFPGRDVWVWLLVLPLAMPAYILGFVFLSTFDAAGDVQVWLRDILPWFEVSVRGLGGCIVVMSLSLYPYVYLMARAAFTEQAAGTYDAARVLGAGRRRALRRVLLPLARPSLAAGLALVMMEVLTDFATVQYFGVRTVSLGVYTVWRTNYDFATAVQLSALVLMFAVAVLAAERLLRGRARFTQHGRGNGLVREPLRGLKGVLATLACVAALAVGVVVPLLQLAWWAVSTLRREGWASVDPRFGEYLINSLMVALLAALACVAFAVVVSHAQRMGGGSLVRTGAQVTTFGYAVPGAVVGIGVLLLLTQLDSGLRALGVSGGTGLLATGSIPAILYAYAVRFVGPAYQAVDASFAKLPASVTQSAMVLGCSPRQVLTRVHLPLVRPGLAVALVLVAVDAVKELPLVLMLRPFGFTTVSVWVYELASENLWRLAALPALVIVGLATVPVALLFRQVRAEDRARRGEG